The nucleotide window TATTTTCATACATTGCTTGTGCAAGTCAATACAGCATAGTGGTTGAAAACTTTGGATTGAGACGTGAGTTTAAATCTCCTCATTTACTTCTTTGAGAGTGCAATGCAATGAGAGCTGTCCTCATCCCATCtacaaacagcagctggaacacagcATGGTTCTTATTACAATCAATAGATGCAATCTGCAGAGTCATCTTCCAGAAAGGTCTCCATGCCcttcagcaacagcaaaagGGGATAATCCTGCTTGTATTGCAGAAAcatattaaacagaaaaataaattttttaaagaagtcaACTAAAACTTCTGTTAGCGTTAAACCCCTCAAGCTGAGGGGTTTACATAGAATGTGACAACTTCCTGGGAAAAAGTTCTGCACAATTAGAGCAAGGACTTCACCGAGGGGTTTCAAAGACCTGTCAACTTGATGGCCCACATGGTGCCCACATGTTGTACACAATCCactctttttttggttttcaataCTTCTAATCCTTACATGGAGAAAATAGCTACAACTCTTGCTTCCCTCTGTCAACAAGCTCACTTAAAAATAAGAGCTTCCACCTCACCTAATTTTATTAAAGTATCACTTCTTACTGCCACTGACAATAGAGTGGTTATGTaggagagaaagcagagccCAAAGAAACAGGACTTggaactgctgcagaaaaaacccATAACTCTAGAAAAGATGAAAGCTGGTAAGAGCAGGAAGGGAATGAataagggggggggggggaagtcAGCAGTACTTCTAAAAAGATAACCCTGATCCCCCATTTGGCAATACCGAATAGGATGACTAGAATCCCACAAATGCAGTGGCAGTGGCCAGACACACACGGGGCACCCATGGACATCAGGGACCCACAAATGACATCTGAAAAGGGCCCACAGAACACAGAgacctggggctggctgggggagctgtgcATGGGCTTGGTTTGGGTTTAGCTCTCTCATTTGCTGACTATAAATAACTGCAAATAGCCAGATGAACCAAGGAGCCCATGATTCAGCAGTGGCTAGACATGGTAACATCTGGCAGATACATTTATGACtaagtaatatttttaaggtccttaattttttcttcaaatctcAGTTACTGAGGATTTGTGTACTGTGTACTCTTGCTGTATGCAAAGCCAAACCAATGTATTGTGCAATTCATACCTAAATTTCAGCAGAATAAAAACTACATTCAAAGTACAAGAAACTTCCTTTTCAGCCATGACTTATAGGATGCTTCCAGGCACAAACTTATGGCTGTACAGGTGAAAccaaaagggttttttcctgtactTTGATACGGGGTATCTTTAAAACAGGATTACCTAAAAGGAAACATCCCAAGCTTTGTATTCATCATTTGTTTTCCCTAGATGTTTGAGCAGGTGGGAGTATAACACATACTCATTCTTCAGGTTCTTTCTAACACGTTCCTATTTTAACACTTGGTATGAACAATGAAGAATTAATTCAAGAGTTgtggtttgggggctttttttaataacaaaattcAGAAGCTTGCTGTTGTGGCAATTATAATATGATAAACTGGTTTTGTTAGCTCAGAATGTTAAGGAGCCAGGACACAAATGGATCTCTGTGTGTATGTAGAGATCCACACAGTGCTCTCTAATGGCATTTTGTAACTCAAAGTCTACATTacaaagatttctgtaagtatagcagaaaaagttaatttaaattCAAGTTATGCTGCATACAGAATAATAAAACTTCTAAGTATaatctgaggaaaaaatctgaaatattattgtataaaaccaaaatactgGCTTTAAAAAGATGGTAAAATACAGTACTCTTCAAATATTGAAGAAATAGAAAGTAAAACAGTTCCAGTTTTTCATGGTTTTGAGAAGTGGTGCCCACCACAAAAAAAGGTCacaaaaaagacaacaaaaaggTCATAAAAACTAAGCTAGAACAATGCATACTTTAACATTGCAATGAAGTTCTTAAAGGCTTCTACAACAGGATTTGAAAACAGGACTCCAGTTACTTGTCAATAGACCACACCTCTGTCCTTGTAAATAAGTTTGTGAAAGGGCATAGCTCTTAAAGAAGTTCTCTTAGCATTGAGAGAACTTCTGCTTTAgctatttaaacaaaaattctATAATCTAAAAGTACTGCTGGaagtgaaaaactgaaatatttaacagaGACAGAATGGCACAGGCTatgtttggaggttttttgcgGCATCCTTTCAAGGACTGCAACCTCTGGCATTTAATGACGTTCACATTTATCACCAAACAGGATTTGCAGTAGGTGTGTACCCTTGTAGCTCATGCTTCTGTCTCTTTGTTTATTTAGAGGGTGTGTTGGTCTCACACAGTTCTGTTTGAATAAATAGAGAACTGTACACAATGAAATGCACACCCACCCTTTTGACGTCAAATATTTCCCAGGATAAACAGTAATGGTTTATGTGTTTTATGAACCTGCATCTTCTGGGGTATTTGTGGTCAAAACAACAGAGAAATACCAGATTTTTTACTTAATCATAGCTCACTTGAAAACAAGAGAAATGAGAGCACCTGATCTTGTGCTGGAAGCTCTTACCTTGGAGCACTTCCATCGGAAGAACGGTCCAGGCATTTTCCAGGTACGAGATGTAGATGTATCGTGCTGTGTTACAGGCCAGGCCAATATAAAGCACTCTAAAGGAAATAGAGGAAGGAGAAGTCAGGATAGTCTGCACTTTCCCTTTCTAGTATGTTATAATTCAGCTTACTGATTTAGAAGTTATTTGCATGCATACTGTTTGCCAGTCTAAAGCATTTGCTCAACAGAAAATATATCCTTCAAGTCCTACACCCAAACATAAACCCTCCTCCTGCCCATTCAACACATTCAAAATcctaataggaaaaaaaaataaagatacagCAAACCCACTGAGCTTTTAATTGAGCTCTGTAGTTCTATGCCACACTCTAAATGGGATTGtgtttcagagagaaaatttcTGAGTGCATTCAACATCCTTTCCAAACAACCTGCTTTTCTAATCATCCAGAGATTCATTCTGCCATTTCAATGAAAGCCTGGAGCAGGTTTGTattaaaggaattaattttaacCCAATTAATATAAGTTTATAGTCCCAGTATCTGCAAACTGCTCAGAACTACTCTAAAACACATCCCACAGAAGCAATATGGTTTATAACAACATGCCTCAGGATAAAACTTAGCCAtcctgctgaaaagcagcagatgctgCATCTCAgaatttagaggaaaaaaataacaaaaacccTTACAACAGCTTTTAAACAATGAAATACAAAGACTATTTGTGAAGTGCATTTCCCATTGCACATTTAACCTGATGACTCTTCCCTTCCAATTTTTAGATTTAACATAGTTTCCCTCTGGGGTGCTCATTCATCCAGCTATCTTCCTCTTATTTTTAGATGGATCTTGGGAAACAAAGACTTAATTGAAAACATGTTTACAGCTTGAAAAAGGGTGCTATTGCGacctttaaagatttttttcagggatGAGGATAATTTGTTGTCCCAACAGGGCTTGTTGTTTGAACCCTGGTTTGGCATAAGTGAAATAAATGCAACTGATAATTAAGGTGAAGCACTGACCTTGTGAAAGGGCTCTTTattctttgtgctgctttttcagttAGTTTTCCTACAAATGCACACTGAGAATTAATTAAATAGTACAGAGCCACTGGAAAATCTAGAGTGAGACACCATCACGAAAACACAGCATCTTGTCAACATCTGAGGTCTCCAAACACACATGTTGACAGTGAAAAATCCAGTACCAGAGTTTTTATCATGTCAGTGATATCAAAAAAGGCCTGTGCATTTCACAACAACATGAATTTACTTTCAACAAGTAGGGCAAGCTGGCAGGAAGTCATCCCCCCTCAGTCATAGATCAAACcaagctgtgctgcttccagaTACATGTGAGGTCCATGAATAGCTGGTTTAAGCTGCCTTTAGGCAACAAAAGCCCAAGCATTCAAGCAAGAAAACATGGGAAGCCATGAAAAAGTTCACTGTTATACAATAATAAGAACAAACTTGTTCTTTGTGCTGTGAATAATAAATTTCATCTCATCCTTTAATTAATGCCTTCTGTTCCAAACAAATAACTTGGTTCCTTTCATAGCCACAACTTACTGCAGCTCTTATGTACAagcacatttctgaaatgtatTAGGACACATCAGCCTCAAAAGGTAACCAAACTCACAATGTCTGCAGCTCCTGTCTCCATTCCCAACTGCAAAGGCCCAGGGTAATGCACGCTCTTAGGAATACAATGGAATGGCCTTACCCTGTacatttgtttttccccagcagcagtaCAGATGCATCTCTGTGTTTTGGATGACTTCTACACAGCTTAATTTCACTTTTGTCAAGCAAACCTTTGTCTGTTCACCAAGAACTGTCTTCCTATCTCAGCTGTTCCCTAGTACAGCCAGACCAGAGATGTGAcctcctgctgcttcagagCTCTTCCATCATCACTAACCACTCACCTACCTGTGTTTTTCCGCATGTCACATTTGCAGAAAGATTTGGATTTGGAGTTTAAGAGTAGCAATTTAGTCAGGTTCTACCTCCTAATTTGTAAGAATATATGTAGAGAATTTTAGGTAAATTACAGTTTATGAAGATTTCTATAAATATGGTTTTGGAGGGGTACATCACACAAAAACTTTTGTATATTTACAGAGTCttttcaaaaatgcatttataaaaatCACTTAGGCTCCTTATCAGACCTAAATGCAAAATGTAAACAGATGTTCCTTATGAACCCTACATGCAGCACCCACACTGACACCATACTCACTTCGCAGGTTAAACATTTAAAGCACTGAATCTATATTTGTGACAAGGAGTTTAAGCTGTTTACAGCCAGGACTACCAGTCTCTGCTTCCCATAAAAGCTCACACGCTGGAACTGTGGTCAGACAAACACATTCTAGCTGAACCTCAAGTAAGAAGTTATTTTCAGAGCTTGACATCATCTTCTTAAGTGACTAGCAGTTCTGACTGCTTCTACACCAGGTGGGGTCTAAATATTTCATAGCCAGTTTTGGGCATTTTTTTGCTCATAGTATTATAGGAtactttgggttggaagggaccttagagatcacctagttccaagccctctgccataggcagggacaccatTGATTAGGCCAGGTTGttcaaagctccatccagcctggtcttgaacactctcagggatggggcagccacagcttctctgggcaacctgtgccagggcctcacccctcacagcaaagaacttcttcctaatatcctCTCAAAGAAACACTAGAAGCAGACATGCACTGCACAAGTGTATGTATAGTAGAGCTAATGAAGTCAGAAGTTGGGCATTTTAATCAGCAGATATTTAATATGGTAATGTGCAAAACACTTGGACAATAATTTGAACattagttttaaaaaactgggaaaacatAAGAGGTTTCAAACTGTTGTAAGGGTTTTATATGCCACCACATATACAATGGtagaaacagaaagatttttaaaacttgaaaagGGAAACTGAGCTTCTGTCTGATAAGGTGTAAAGCCTATTTCCTTGCAGTTCTACTAAGGACATTTAATagcattttttcctgctacTGTGACAATGCATGCAATTCTGGTACTTATGCCTGCCTTCAAACACTcaacacagaaagcaaaattgaTTGATAATATTCAAATACTGCAGAAAGAATGTCTACTACATCTAGAAGTCAAACAACCCATAAGAAAGGAATTTtgagctattaaaaaaaaatagataaaacaTCATCACAAATGATTCTGGCTAAGGATATGGAGTGGAAGGCTATTggaattttcttcctaatagaaaaattattatctgCACTAGAAGGCAGCAGACAACACAGAAACAGAACTCTAAAAGAAGGTCAGCTATGAACTCTTATCCATATttctttggggaagaaaaaataaaggttgCTTCCTCTCGAACACACAAAGTTCAGAAAGCACAAGGCGGCTGGCAACCAGGAGGAGTCATCTCAAACTGTGATGACTAAACACAAGCAAGCATTAGATAACACTAAAATATGACTAATGTGCATTTCCCAGGTGTAGGTATGTAGAATGCTGTTTCATAGCAAACAGGGACTAGTGTTTAAACAATTCAATCTTGATCCAATCTTGGCTTTACAGGTTTAgcagtgccaaaaaaaaaaggaaaagaaaaagggagctAATCCCCTATATCATCCTTCCTTTCACTGGCCAAtgctcccatcccctccatTTAATCTTATTCACAATCCTACCACTCTTTTGGTTTTCATCCTTTAGTTGAAGTCTAAGCCTGAATTTTGTACTATAATATACATTGAAAAAGCATACCCAAGCTATCTTTAGCTATGAAGACTGTGATCTGTTCTCACCACTCCTCCATCATCATATCCTTCCTCCAGGCTTTGCATGCAAGGTGTCACTTTCTCTTACTAATTATTGTCAAATTCATAGATTAAGACTGACTCTAAGTAAAGAGACCCTCCTCAGTTTTAAGTAAGAAAGAACTTCATCTTTTAAGTAATCTCTGAAATTACTGTGCTAAACATCTCAAACATTTTTGGTAGAGggcaaatgaataaaaatattcatctcaataaaatcaaaacaaagagCAAGACCTTAGAACAGAATACATAAGAAGAACAGTGCAAATAGCTTAAAAATACTTACATCTCAATGACTGTATGATTATAAACTGGGTATTTGGACAGGATATGATGCTAACAATACATACAGCTCTGAACTTACATGCACAGAATACCtgagtaaatatttaaaaaaccacCTTTGCAGCTTCATTAACTCAGGTTTTCCCCATCTTTCCTCCCCTGTGCTTTTTATAAAGAGTAGAAGAGGGATTTAGAACATGTGGCTATTAAGTCAATTTAGTGAATTTACTGCAAACCAATGTTCACTAACATGCTGGAAGCAGTCGCTTTCACTTACACAAGGCAAAACCAACAGGACAAGCCCTGTAGCCATCTCACTTCATAGCTGACACACACTGCTGCAATGAAGGAGGAGAGCAAGCCCTGAACTACTAAATGACACTGCCAGGCTGCAACCTCATTCTGCCAACACCCAGAGTCTGATTACAAGGCCATGCACACAGGAGGTGCTCACCTCGTTTCCTCAGCTCAGCTTCTCCcctctcagcctgcagctgaCACCTTTCCAGGCTACTGTGGGGGCAACAGACTGCCCTGCAAGGGGAACTAGGCTAAAGCAGGAGGTTTGCAGGATACTGCtactcacaggaaaaaaactgaaaaactaaTGGTATTTGTATGTCAAAACAGACAACCCTTGAGTGGGTGGCAATTTGTTAAGATCTCAGAGCGAGGCATCAGGGAACAAGAATATCTTCTGGAACCTTCTGCAAAAGGCATGTTAGTATGTGCTTTATGCCAGGCATAAAGCACATACTAACATGCAACTCAAATGCAAAGCAAGCATTTCAGAGCATTTTCAACTcttaaaataaccaaaaaaattccatcaCGTGAGCCACGTAACTgagcaggaattaaaaaaaaaaaaaaaaaaggttagcTTGAGTTTCACTTTGTAGCACAAGGGCTGGGCCTGAGAGTCACCATTTTTTGTATAGCTCTTTAATGATTGCTGCCACCTTACCTGATGTGACCAACCAATTCAATGAGTTTGTGGCTGAAGAAATAGGCAGTCAGCTCAGACACGTGACTGAGCACAGAACAAACTCCAAAGAGAGTGGTGGTGCCATTCAGGTCTTCCAAGTGCCAGTACAGAAAGGTGAACACAAAGCCATATCCAAAGCCCATGAACCAGGCCACAAAGAGCACGGAGCCATACTGGATACTGCACAGCAGTTTAATTAGGTCCCAAAAACTGAAAGACTGTGATTGGCTCATACTGGTAGGAGTGTTATCTGAAGAGTCATTGGAGGCATTTCTGTCCACCTGTGAGATCTCAACctcttttctcttattttcatcTTGCTTGAAGTGCGCATAATGAAATCGGAACTGGGTGGCCACGATTAAAGCCATTGTCATGAGGACAccaaaaacaatgaaaacaatcCTGTAGTTCTTGTACTCTGGAGCTTTACATCCTTGACCTTCAACGGCAACTTCTGTGTGAGTATAGTCAATGCCAATTCCCACAGAGAGCAtggccagcccccagcccagagaCCCCCACATCCGCTGCAATCCATAGCGGTCCCTGTGTTTGCCGAGGTACTGCAGAGTTATGGTGTCCACAATGGTAACAGAGGAAGCACTGAAAAATTCTCCTATTATGACAACCAGCAGAATGAGTAGAAAGATGGCCTCTACTTCTTGTTGATCATAAACGAGCACAGCTTGGTCAGAAGGCATCGGCTTTGTGCTGATGGAAGCTGGGGTGGTGCTCAGAGTTGTGTTCCCCAGTGAGGCTGGGCTAGTAGTGGTGCTTTGCAAAATCAAATGGGTACTGTTCTCCAAGGTAAAATCCTCACCATTGCTCTGTGTGGGTACTAGGAATGTTATTTCAGGATTAGGCGTCCCTGTTGTTTCCAAAGTGACTGAACTGGAAGTGACCAGGTCTCTCCTCCCACGAACTTTCGGAGATGCAGCACTCACTGTGGTTAGCAGAGGAGACAAGGAGGAGTTTTGCAGGATTGTTGTTAAAAGGCTGCTTGCGTTAGTGGGATGTGCAGGGGGAAGGCCCTTTGGTACACACCTTAAGGTGGCTGGTCTCACAAACCCAATGCCCAGGTTGAACAAAACCCAGCATAAAAGCGAAAACAGGAGGACAATCTTGCCTTTCTTGAAGCGATCTGCCACCACTCCCCAGAAGGGAGCACTGCAAAACTCAATAAAGTACCTGATGCCCACCAGAAGTCCACTCTGACTGGGGGTCATACCCAGCTGCTTGTAGTACACGGGCAGCAAGGGGTAGAGAGAGCCATATgcagaatagaagaaaaaataaaagacctttgagatcagAAGATCATTGTTTATTTTGACACAGTGCTTTTCTAACCAATCCAGCTCTTCATCTGGGGCAGTGGTTGTCTCTGTCGAAGGGGATTCATTATTGGGTGGCAAGTCCTGATCCTTGGAAATGCCATTGAAAGGATCAGCAAGCACATactttctcttctgttcttcttCATCATCAGTTAGAATGGCCACCTTATCATCAGCTGCCATGGTTTACCACAAGCATCCAGGCTCTGGTGGACTCTCAAGGAACTAGGGCTACCCTGTGAACAAATAAAACATAGGGTGGTTAAGGTACCACAGGGGAGCAGACCTGCAATGCCAGCCATCAAGGACAAAgacagtttttttcttgtaagtAACATTCCTGAGCAATAAATGCAGTATGCAGGGTGGAGAAGGCCATTTGTCTAGACTAGTGGTATATGGTAGCAccaataaaaatgtgttttatgaCCAATTCTGTGAAGTTCTCCCAGCATCGGCTTTTATATTGTGCAACAAAACATCTTTCATGTTTAGGAGAGGGAATAACTTATATATTCAGAGTTACTGTGGCAATTAAGTGCTAGCATTTGCAAGTTCTCTTCTTTCAAGTTGGCTTTTCTCCCCCAAGGCTAGCTGCTTTATTTCCAGTATTCCCTCCTATGCCAAAGGATAGTCATGATTTTGTAATTAAGCAATGCAGCCACATATACCCAGGTTATTTTGATCATCAAAACATTATCCAATGCCTCATGATGGTCTTCAAAAGGCTCATCAGTCTCctcttgaaaaacatttttccaagcATTCCACGACTACAGCAGAAATTGATGGGAGGCTTGAGCTTCTACACTGAATGGGAAGAGGTGGGAATTAGGATGGGGCTTTAAGATCAAAATTAGGGTAACAATCTCAAAGACATCAAagaccaaagaaacaaacacaggcCCTGTAAAGGTATCTTCAAGTCAaattctgaaatggaaaagaggTGGACTGGGAGGtaacagcactgcagctgcctgcacttATCTTCTGCAGAAGTGCCTGCAAAATTGATAAGCAAcactaaaaaataaacactCCTTAGACTTTGACTGACCACCCAGctttcatatttaaaaacaacCCATTCCAATAAACTAGCCTAGCTAAGAAAAGATTCcttttcaaagaacaaaaaccagctctgccagcaagcTATCAGCTCCAAATCATTATTAAAAAACTAGTTTTGCTCTACTGGTACCTTTAAATTTAACCTAATAAGATTAGCTCATGTTCACTGAgagaaaattaaacattttatatattttgggTTTGTAATCCTTTGCTGTTTGGATTAGTATTACTATCACAGAGGAACTTTTTCAAGGACCAATATTTGAAAGAAGAACCAGAAGAACCTGAAATTTCTTGAAGAGCACTCTTGATCTTGACCTGCTCAAGGAATTTGAAGTTGGACAGGATGATCCTACTgagttccttccaactcaggatattaTATCATTTTATGATAAGTatttttttgcagttctgtACTTTATTTCAAGTAGAAGAGGACAATGAAATAAGTTTTCCATTACTCATCTGGAAGCACAATATCATCCCCTTAAAATTAGTCATGCAGCAGTATATTCAGTGCctttaaattaattataattcATCATTATTTAATACTGACAATGGATTTGGAATAGATTATTTAATACTGACAAAGGCTAATAAGAGAGAAGAGATTAACATTCACTAGTATGTTAAATTAATTGTTCCCTATTGATTCAACATATATGTAACAGTGACAACAAGCCACGGTTATTTCTAAAAACAACAGTTCATGAGAATAATCTAAACCTTACACAGTTCAGCGAAAAACATGTCTTAAAAATACCATCATTAAAATCCCAAACACTCATAAGGTTTGATTAtgttttttactttcaaatgtCATTTCTGTGGGATACTATCTACAAGGATCTCCAGTTTCACTTAGGGAGAAAAGGCTACATACAAATCTTGGAACCTTGAATATTCATGTATTCAAGGTCAGAAGTAAATGAAAATCATGCCAGCACATACTCAGAGATTCaagttttttcttccagtttcttCAGAGACAATTccaattaaatttaaaaagcatttcaacTGTCAAAAGATTAGAGTCCTAATTAAGTTGTTAGAACAGTCAAATatgaaagcacattttcttgCTCTTACCATCAAAAGCCACATGaaccaaaacccagcagctgtcTAGAGAGCTCCTGCAATTTTTGGTTCAGCCAACCACATCCACCTGACAGGTGGAAgaactgtggggtttttgctCATATCTATATCCCTAAAACAAGCCCTTCTAATGAGTAAATTAGATCAGTCATCAACTGTGCTCTTATTTTCTctattccttctctttctttgacAACAAAGACTCCAGATCTTGTGCAGGGCCCCACTTATGTCAAGGGGATGTAGCTGAGCTTTCAGTATATGCTCATCTGTTTACAGCAACTTGCTTGCTTGCTGCATCAGAGCTTTACAGCATTTACTTCTGAAGAATAGATTTCCTGTTCCCCAGACATGACAAGACAGAACTCACATTTTAACCACGTGGATATTTTAGGACAACTTCTTTGTAAGTATGGCTTAGAATCATCCTCATTTAAACAACTTTATTCCTGTATATGAGCTCTGAACCATCTGGTTTCATAGAAATAATACTGAAGGCTTTTAGAGCAATTACTATTAATTTcgtttcccttttctcttgaaGTGGAATTTCAATTCCATATGTTGTATGAATAGTGAGTACATAACAAATTATGATACTGTTAATCCTTAAACTCTTCAGTGGCTGCATATTCTCCCCCTCCATAATTTATATCAGACTCAGCATCCATCTTCTAATGCACTGCATTGGCATAATCCAAAAGATCCACTCCTGCTCTTCTGACTAGAACATCCTGGGTTAGAATGCTATGAAAAGTGTATTTCATAATaatttcagcaaatatttttccacacTAAGAGCTTCATTGAATGTTATTAATAATGCAAAATATACTCTTCAGAAACATAACAGCATCAAAAGTGGTAGGAGCCATATGGCATTCTTTATTGTTTTGATCACTAGTTTGTTTAGGAGTCAGGTTTTTGAAAGTCATATTCAGCAATGttttaaattctaaaaataaatgactgagaacaagaaaatgaacagagtattgttactgaaaaaaatctacaaaaacCCTGAACCGATGGGGATTTCCTTCTATGACAAAATCCTGTGCCAATCAGGGATTGAACGTGCAGCAAACGAGACAGATGGAAAAACCAATATACTTCTCAGTGATAAGAGACTAGTTATCTATTGGTTATTTTAACCATTGCCTTCAAATACAGTATCTTTACTTTGCAAATACTTTTCTAGTGCACAAGACAGTAAGAGGACAGAAGACAAGCACAATTGAGAACAAAAAACAGAGAATGGAAGCAAGGAAGAAAGGTTAAAAGAGTTAACAGATGGACTTCAGAGTTAGTATAAATTTGAAACTCGTTTGAAGTTGAAGAGAACACAACATTCTGGTAGAGGCCTACTGAATGTAatcagctctgccaggacaAATGAGatcagagaggctgcagagtgGTACCCTCACTCTAAAAACAGGAATAATGGTTTGGGAACCCCCAAACTTAGGGTTCAGAAACACACAAGAAAGCCCTAAGATGTCAACTGGAAAGAACTCCAAGAATCCTGAGAAAGCCCTGCAAAGGGCAAAGGAAGAGGCATAGcaagggcacagcacagcagcacatgtGTCACAAGACAGCTCTTTGGTCCTCCAACTAACAGAGAACTTTTATCCTGACAGAGGTTTACATTTCCAAACCACTACAGAACTCAGAACTGCGAACCAAGCCCTCGTTTCCTCACCATCCCATCAGCCCTACAAGGCTAAAACGGGAAGAGAGCTCCGTGAGCCCTGAAGCGCCGATTCCCCCCCCAGCCGCGATCCCAGCGTGCCGGGCTGGCAGCGCACATCCCTCGCTCGCATCCGCACGGGAAGCGCGGCAGACCCAGCGCGCTCAGAGCGCGGATTATCTGTGAGATCACCCCTCCTCTGAACCTCTTGGTGCACAAGTGCGTGTGCTTCTCCTCACATACACAGAATGCACTTGTTAACCACAAGGCTCTTCTCCCTTCAAGATTTGCAcagataagattttttttaatgtcagactattattttttctgagtttcCTGATGCAGACTGCTGTCACCTGCTTTAATACCTATTCCTCCAGCAAGTCAAAAACCCTTACATCTAGAACATGTTTTTTATCCAGTCACCTCCTGCAAACAGATACAACTTCCCTGCAGACTTGCACCTTTGAGCAGCTATCTTGGGAATGGAGGAAGAACTATTAGTCCCAAGAAATTCAGTGATGACAGTGCAGTGgtcattttaaaaactgtaatgAGTCTCTTTGGCAGGTAGGTAGAAAGAGGGTATTCTA belongs to Serinus canaria isolate serCan28SL12 chromosome 7, serCan2020, whole genome shotgun sequence and includes:
- the MFSD6 gene encoding major facilitator superfamily domain-containing protein 6 isoform X2; amino-acid sequence: MAADDKVAILTDDEEEQKRKYVLADPFNGISKDQDLPPNNESPSTETTTAPDEELDWLEKHCVKINNDLLISKVFYFFFYSAYGSLYPLLPVYYKQLGMTPSQSGLLVGIRYFIEFCSAPFWGVVADRFKKGKIVLLFSLLCWVLFNLGIGFVRPATLRCVPKGLPPAHPTNASSLLTTILQNSSLSPLLTTVSAASPKVRGRRDLVTSSSVTLETTGTPNPEITFLVPTQSNGEDFTLENSTHLILQSTTTSPASLGNTTLSTTPASISTKPMPSDQAVLVYDQQEVEAIFLLILLVVIIGEFFSASSVTIVDTITLQYLGKHRDRYGLQRMWGSLGWGLAMLSVGIGIDYTHTEVAVEGQGCKAPEYKNYRIVFIVFGVLMTMALIVATQFRFHYAHFKQDENKRKEVEISQVDRNASNDSSDNTPTSMSQSQSFSFWDLIKLLCSIQYGSVLFVAWFMGFGYGFVFTFLYWHLEDLNGTTTLFGVCSVLSHVSELTAYFFSHKLIELVGHIRVLYIGLACNTARYIYISYLENAWTVLPMEVLQGVTHAAIWAACISYLSAAVPPELRTSAQGILQGLHLGLGRGCGAMVGGVLVNYFGPAATFRGIGMACLVILLLFALIQWMLVPDEEEEKTMLAERIPVPSSPVPIATIDLVQQQSEDIMPRAEPRLPPKKTKHQEEQEDVNKPAWGISSSPWVTLAYAVYQIKEMVKLSKTNPTPENQPLQLESAGYAFCKTYKVRIQHEDAQLLHRL
- the MFSD6 gene encoding major facilitator superfamily domain-containing protein 6 isoform X1 translates to MAADDKVAILTDDEEEQKRKYVLADPFNGISKDQDLPPNNESPSTETTTAPDEELDWLEKHCVKINNDLLISKVFYFFFYSAYGSLYPLLPVYYKQLGMTPSQSGLLVGIRYFIEFCSAPFWGVVADRFKKGKIVLLFSLLCWVLFNLGIGFVRPATLRCVPKGLPPAHPTNASSLLTTILQNSSLSPLLTTVSAASPKVRGRRDLVTSSSVTLETTGTPNPEITFLVPTQSNGEDFTLENSTHLILQSTTTSPASLGNTTLSTTPASISTKPMPSDQAVLVYDQQEVEAIFLLILLVVIIGEFFSASSVTIVDTITLQYLGKHRDRYGLQRMWGSLGWGLAMLSVGIGIDYTHTEVAVEGQGCKAPEYKNYRIVFIVFGVLMTMALIVATQFRFHYAHFKQDENKRKEVEISQVDRNASNDSSDNTPTSMSQSQSFSFWDLIKLLCSIQYGSVLFVAWFMGFGYGFVFTFLYWHLEDLNGTTTLFGVCSVLSHVSELTAYFFSHKLIELVGHIRVLYIGLACNTARYIYISYLENAWTVLPMEVLQGVTHAAIWAACISYLSAAVPPELRTSAQGILQGLHLGLGRGCGAMVGGVLVNYFGPAATFRGIGMACLVILLLFALIQWMLVPDEEEEKTMLAERIPVPSSPVPIATIDLVQQQSEDIMPRAEPRLPPKKTKHQEEQEDVNKPAWGISSSPWVTLAYAVYQIKEMVKLSKTNPTPENQPLQKTNENRSASSASSARQPQNPTDSEQSRSCLAPSPAAPSGSQADGSRVVSGRDAQPAAAGP